The window TTCCGGTGCGCCGATGCAGGGGCGCGGCGCAGCCTGAACCAAGATGCGAGGCTGCCGATGAAACTAGCGGTGTACGTTCCCGATAGTCGTCCCTACCCTTATGTCCTGACACCGGACTGCTTGCAGCCCTCCATTGCGTGCGAGCACGAACATGGACGACTTCACCTGGAAGGTGTCGTGAAGTTGGACGAAGGGATGTTGCCGGCGATTGCTCACTCGATATCAAGCGAGCCTGACTTCGAGTACGTGATCTACAGCGGATACGGGATGTGGACGATCGAAGCCCTGTTGGGTCACGCGCCCCGGCGCGTTCCCGAGGAAAATCAGGATTCTCAATGCCGGTGAGTGCGCGGAACCGGGGCGCTCGGCCATCCGAGACCGCTATGCGAGTGTGCGGTGTTGTCGATGTCTCCCGAGACCGATTTCGAGTATGTCATCCACGACGATGTCGGCATCAGGATCGTGGATGCGCTGATGGCGCGCCCGGATGGGTTCCAACATCACGCCGTGATGGCGTGGCCGACGGCTGAAGCGCGCGCGTACGGTGAAGACGCGTTGCTGAAACCTTCATGCCGCGATGCGGCGACAGTGGATAGGATTCTTCCCGATCCAAACTCGGAGGACGCCCGATGCCGATCCGGATTTACACCACCGCGCCGGCGCGCGACCTGTCGGACGACAGATCCTTCGGCATCGTGGCGTGGGAGGATGGAGGTGCCAGTGGCGACGCTTACCTGATCGTGTACCTCCCCGACGGCACGCCTGTCCTTCGCGGCGCTCGCGTCGAGTTGACGCAGGACGAATGTCCCGGAAGCGTCGAGCACGCGATGCGTATCCGTCTGCAACGACTTTGGGATGTTCCGCCGCAAGCGCAGGGACGACCTTTCGAAGAACTGCGCGAAAAGAACTGCGCGAAGAGATTCCGGTTGAGGAGTTCGTGCTGACGCAGCGCGACAAATCGATCCTCAAGGGACTGGTCGGACAAATGAGCATCGAGGCGCAGACCGAAGAACTCGCGAAGGCGTTCCTCGAATTCCGGTAAGCACGGAGGCTGGAGATACCTGCAAAAGGCAGTGATCCGCTGACCGGCCATTCGTGACATCGGCATGACCCTGCACATGCTTGCATGGGGCTTTCGGAACTGGACAGCCCGATGGACAGGATCCTCGACGCGCTGGCAGCGGAGTTCGCACTGCCCGAGATGGAACTCCTGGTGGCCGCCTTGGTGCGACTGGCCATGGCGGCGCTGCTGGCGGCGGTGATCGGTTGGGAACGCGAGCAGAAGGGGCGCGCTGCCGGGCTCAAGACCCACATCCTGGTCTCCACCGGATCCGCGCTTTTCATCCTTGCGCCCGTCATGGCCGGTATTCCTGGTGCCGAAAACACGCGGGTGATGCAGGGCATCGTGTCCGGGATCGGCTTGCTGGGCGCGGGTGCGATCCTGCGCAACCGCGAGGGCACGCAGGTCGAGGGCCTGACCACGGCGGCGAGTATCTGGATGACGGCGGCGATCGGCATGGCCGCAGGCATGGGCCTGGAGGTGCTGGCGATCACCGCCACGGTTTTGACGTGGTTGGTGGTCGCCGCGATCCCGAAGCTGATCGGCAGCACGCCGGCGCACCGCGGTGGCCCGGGGCCGGATCAGCGCTGATTTTTGCCTACATTCAGGGATCGCGCGCAGGCGCGGCACGCCAGACCGCATTCCCCACGTCATCGGCGACCAGGATCGCGCCGTCCGCCTGCACCGCGATGCCAACCGGTCGACCGCGTGCATTGCCATCGGCATCTAGGAAGCCGGTGAGCAGTGATTGCATCGGTCCAGCGGGTCGTCCATCGCTGAATGGAACGAATACGACTTCGTAACCGGTAGCGGGCCTGCGGTTCCACGAGCCATGCAGGCCGATGACGGCACCGGCGCGTCCGCCGCTCCAGACGCCTCCGGGCGAGAACGCCAAACCCAAGGGTGCGACGTGGCTGCCGAGTGCGTAGTCCGGCTTGATCGCCTTGGCAACCAAATCGGGCTGCAGCGGCTTGACCCGCGGATCGAGATTCTGTCCGTAGTAACTGTACGGCCAGCCGTAGAAGCCGCCTTCGCGCACTTCGGTCAGGTAGTCCGGAACCAGGTCGTTGCCGAGTTCGTCGCGCTCGTTGACCACGGCCCACAACGCACCACTACGCGGTGCGAACCCCAACCCGACCGGGTTGCGAAGTCCCGATGCGAATACCCGCATCGTGCCTGCGACCGGATTGACTTCAAGGACGGCGGCGCGGTTCGTTTCGACGGCCATGCCGTTCTCGCCGACATTGCTGTTGCTGCCCACGCCCACATACAGCAGCCGGCCATCGGCGCTGGGGATCAAGCTCTTGGTCCAGTGGTGGTTGAGTTCGTCGCCCTTGCCCGGCAGTGCGACAACGCGCCTGGGTTGCGCGGTGATCCGCGTGTCGCCGGCGCGATACGGAACCACCACCAGCGCATCGGCATTGGCCACGTAGAGGGAGTCGCCGATGAGGGCCATGCCGAACGGCGAATGCAGGCCGGTGAGGAAGGGTCGGGCGATTTCGGCGATGCCGTCGCCATCGACATCGCGCAGCAGGGTGATGCGGTCGGCACTGGGAACGCCCGCGCCGGCGCGTTTCATCACCGAGCCCATCACCTTGCCCTTGATGCCCTTGACGCCACTCTTGCCGGGTGGCGCATTGGATTCCGCCACCAGCACGTCGCCATTGGGCAACACAAGCAGCCAGCGTGGATGCTGAAGGCCGGTGGCGAAACGGGTGACGCGCAGCCCTGCAGCGGGGATCGGTGCCGCATCGGCGGGCCAGCCGGTGGCGGGCGCGATCCTGACCGTGGGAAAGAGATTGCGTTCCGGCGGCGGCAGCATGGGATCCGGGCCGGTGCGCGCTTCCGGTGCCACCGATTGGCCAACTGCGCAGGCGGACGTCGCAAGAACGAACGCGATCACTAGCGCCAGGGCACGCATGCTCAGGTATCTCCATGCAGCCGGTTGTTCCGGCCGCTTGTCATGCGAGAGCATCATTCACGCCGTGTCGCCCCGGGGTGAACTGGCCTGCACGACAGCATTCGACGGGCGATGCGCATGCCGGGAGGCTCATTCACGGATCGATGATCGAGACCGGCCCAATCTGGACTCAACGCAGCCGGATGACCGCGAAACGGATGGCACTGGACGACTATCGAGGCAAGCGCGAGTTCAAGTCGACGCCGGAACCCGTCGGGCGAGCGCGCAAGCGCACCGGCGCGCGACCGATCTTCGTGGTCCAACTGCACCACGCAAGTCATCGCCACTACGACTTCCGCCTGCAGGTGGGTGGCACGCTGAAAAGTTGGGCGGTGCCGAAAGGGCCGAGCTTGGATCCCCAGGTCAAGCGCATGGCGGTCGAGGTCGAGGATCATCCGCTCGACTACGCGGGCTTCGAAGGCGACATTCCGAAGGGCAACTACGGAGGCGGTCACGTCGCCGTCTTCGATCGCGGGACATGGACCACGGATCTGGATGTCGAGGCACAACTGGCGAAGGGACATCTGCGCTTCGAACTGCACGGCGAAAAGTTGAAGGGCGGTTGGCATCTGGTGCGATCGGGCAAGCCTGCGCGCCAGCCGCAGTGGCTGTTGTTCAAGCAGGACGATGCGTGGGCCGGTTCTGGCGAGGCAGATGACATGCTGGACGATGTGGCACCCGCGCCAGCCGAAGACGCCAAGCGCGCGCGACGTCCGGGCACGAAGACCAAGACAGTGCGCAAGCCCCCTGCACCCACCAAGAAGCGAGCGCGCTCAGCGAACAGCGGCAAGAGCGATTGGCATGCCGAAGCACTCGAGCTGCCGGGCGCACGCAGGCGCAAGCTGGCGGCAACACCGCCGGTACCCCAACTCGCCAAGCTGGTCGACGATCCACCCGACGGCGACGACTGGCTCCACGAACTCAAATGGGATGGTTACCGCCTGGTGTGCGCGATTCGCGCAGGCAAACCCAGCCTGTTGTCGCGCAATGCGCTCGACTGGAGCGAACGCGTTTCCGAAGTTCGCGATGCCATCGAACTGCTCGGATTGCAGGAGGCGGTGCTGGATGGCGAACTGGTGGCGGGACAGGGCAGTCGCGAGGATTTCAACGAACTCCAGCAGATCCTGTCCGGCGAAATACAGGGCACGTTGCGCTATGTCGTGTTCGACCTGCTGCATCTGGAAGGCGTGGATCTGTCGGAGGTGCCATTGCTGCGGCGCAAGCAGTTGCTCGAACGATTGCTGGCCACGGCACCGACGCGGTTGGCGTACAGCTCGCATGGCATCGGCAACCCGAGCGACGCGTTCAAGGCGGCGGTCGATGCCGGGTTCGAAGGCATCGTGTCCAAGCGCATCGACGCGACCGTGCATCCGGGTCGCAGCGATGCCTGGCGCAAGACCAAGGCGCTCGGCAGCGACGAATTCGCGGTGGTCGGCTACACGCCGCCGAAGGGGTCGCGAACCGGCATTGGTGCGCTGCTGCTGGCGACGCCCGACGAACAGCATGGCTGGCGCTACGTCGGGCGGGTCGGCAGCGGCTTCAACGACGCGCAACTCGCGTCGTTGGGCAAGCGCTTGCAGGGAAAGGGCTCCACGAAGCCCAGCGTGCATGTGCCGGAGAACGACACCGACCTGCGGCAGGCGCGCTGGTTTCCGAAGCCGGCCTTCGTGGTGGAAGTGTTCACCCGCGGACTCGGCGGGCGCGGCTTGCTGCGGCAGGCAAGTTTCAAGGCTATGCGTGCTGACAAGACCGTTGCATCGCTGCATGACAGCGATCTCGGCACGGCGAGTGACAGCAAGACAACCGAGGCGAGGTCCGTGGCGAAAAAACCGACCAAGTCCGTCCGCAAGACCGGCAAGGCCCGGCAGGCACCGGAACTGAGCAGTCCAGGCAAGCTGCTGTTTCCCGACAACGGCATCAGCAAGCAGAGCCTGGCCGACTACTACAGCGCCGTCATGGACTGGCTGTTGCCGGAGATTCGCGACCGACCGCTGTCGCTGGTGCGCTGTCCCAGCGGCATCGGTGCGCAGTGCTTTTTCCAGAAGCACGCCACGCCCGGCTTCGAACTGGTGTCGCTGGTCCCGGTCACCGAATCCGACGGCGGCAGTGAGGACTACTTGGCCGTCACCGATGCCGCCAGTGCCATGGAACTGGTGCAGTTCAACGCGATCGAGTTCCATCCGTGGGGCTCGAAGGTGGCCGATCTCGAGCATGCGGATCGGTTGGTCTTCGACCTCGATCCCGACGAGGCGGTGGCGTGGAAGGACGTCATCGTCGCGGCGCGGCAGCTGCGCGATTTCTTGGAACAAGCGGGCCTGCAGTCGTTCGTGCGCACGAGCGGCGGCAAGGGCCTGCACTTGGTGGTGCCGCTGGCACCCGCCGCACCGTGGGAACGTGCGCGCGCCTTTTCGCAGGCGGTCGCGGAGGCCGCCCGCGAGATGGATCCGCTGCGCTACATCGCCACCGCTTCGAAGCAGAAGCGCAAGGGCAAGATCTTCATCGACTGGCTGCGAAACGGGCGCGGTGCGACCAGCATCGCCAGCTTTTCGGTGCGCGCACGCCCGGGTGCACCGGTGGCGATGCCGCTGCGCTGGGAGGAACTCGGCAAGGTCGCCAGCGGCCATGCCTTCGACATACGCAATGTGCCGGCACGATTGAAGCGGCTGAAGTCGCATCCCTGGGAGGGCATCGAGAAGGTACGCCAGTCGTTGCCGGACTAAGGACGTCGACAAGGCCGTGACACCGCCCGGTGCAGGCTCGGGATCCTGTCCCCGTCAATGAGTCCCTCGCCATGGCCCGACCCATCTGGACCGGAAACCTGTCGTTCGGCCTGCTCAACGTCCCGGTGTCGCTGATGTCGGGCACGCGCAGCACCGACCTGTCCTTCCGCATGCTCGACGCGCGCGATCGCAAGCCGATCCGCTTCGAGCGGGTGAATGCGGACACCGGGGAGGAAGTGCCGTGGAAGGAGATCATCAAGGCCTTCGAGTACGACAAGGGCAGCTATGTCGTCATCGAAAAGGAGGACATCGCCTCCGCCGCGCCGGAAACCCATGAATCGGTGGAGATCGAGACCTTCGTCGACGAGGACGCGATCGACGTCCGCTTCTTCGAGAAGCCGTACGTGCTGGTGCCGGGCAAGAAGGCGGAAAAGGGCTATGTGCTGCTGCGCGAGACGTTGAAGAAGGCGAAGAAGATCGGCGTGGCGCGGGTGGTGATCCGCACGCGCGAATATCTTTCGGCGGTCATGCCGCTGGGCGATGCGCTTGTGCTGGTGCTGATGCGCTATCCGCAGGAACTGGTGGATCCCGTCGAGTACAAGCTTCCGGCCGGCAAGGCCAGCACCTACCGGATCGCGCCCAAGGAACTGGCGATGGCCACCCAGCTGGTGGATTCGATGGCGAGCAAGTGGAACCCGGAGGATTACCACGACGAGTTCCGCACGCGGTTGTCGGAGATCATCCGCAAGCGCATCAAGCAGAAGGGCAAGACCACCAAGGTGCTCGACGAGGCGGAGGACGCCGCGGAAGGGACCGCGACGAACGTGGTCGATTTCGTCTCGCTGCTGCAAAAGAGCCTGGGCGAGAAGGGCGGCAAGTCCACGAAGCCCGCGAAGTCGGCCAAACCACGCAAGAGCGCATGAGGACAAGCCGCATGGCCAAGAAAACGAAGAAGGTCGCACCCTCTCCCGGCAACGTGCGAGCGGATCGCGTTGCGGCCAAGCAGCGCGCGTTGCAGCAAGTGATCGATCGCGAGGATGGCGCGCGTGGAAATGTGGAAAAGCCTAAGACGGTCGTGCAGGCAGGCGTCCGCCCGCAGCCTTCGCGGATGCCTGCGCAGCACCTGGCCAAACCGGGGAAGGAAGCGGATCTGGCATTGGCACCGCGCTTCGAGGCACCCGGTTATCAGGGCAGCGAGAAACTGCAGGGCATGAAGGCGATCGTGACCGGCGCGGACTCGGGCATCGGTCGAGCTGTGGCTGTGTTGTTCGCCCGCGAGGGTGCTGATGTCGCGATCTTCTACCTCAATGAGCACAAGGACGCACGCGAGACGGCGCGTTGGGTCGAGAGGGAGGGCCGCGAGGCGATCCTCGTGCCGGGCGATGTGTGCGATCCCGCGTTCTGCAACCGCGCCGTGAAGCGCATCGCTAGGCGCTTCGGCCACATCGATGTGCTGGTCAACAACGCCGGTTTCCAACTGCATGCGGGTTCGCTTGAAGACATCAGCGATGCGCACTTGCAGCTGACCCTGCAGACCAATATCGCCGGCTACTTGCACATGGCGCGCGCCGCCCTGCCTCACATGCAGGCGGGCGCTTCGATCGTGAATTGCGGATCGGTGACCGGCCTGTTCGGCAGCCCCAAGCTGATCGACTACTCGACCAGCAAGGGGGCCGTCCACGCCTTCACCAAGGCGCTGGCGGCCAACCTGCTCGACCGCGGCATCCGGGTGAATGCGGTGGCACCGGGGCCGGTGTGGACACCATTCAACCCCGCCGACAAGCCGGCGGACGAGGTGGCGGAATTCGGCAAGGACAGCGCGATGAAACGGCCCGCGCAACCGGAGGAACTGTCTCCCGCTTTCGTGTTCCTGGCATCTCCGGTGACTGCGTCCTATATCAACGGCATCGTGCTGCCGGTGATGGGTGGCCCAAGGGGCTGACACGGTCAGATCGCTGTCTGGGTCGACAACGCCGGCATGCCGATGCGGGACGCGACCCTGTCTTGCCTGTGACGAACGGTTCCACGTGCGGGGCGAACCGCATCGATTGAGCGGCGACTTGCGAACGGGCACGACGACAGGACTAGGATCCTCGACCGTCATCCACGTCATCCGTGTAGGTTCGTCCACATGCTCAAGCCGCTCGCAGCCCTCTGTTTGCTGTCGCTCGCAACACCTGCCCTCGCCGGCGAATGCGAGGCGAACTTCAAGAAGTCCGGCAATCCGCTGGTGATGACCACCTGGAGCAGTGCGGTCACTGTGCCGAACCTGTCCACCCGCGATGCGCTGGCACAGATGCGCGGGATCCTGGTGGCCGAGAAGATGGACGTGATGGCCGAGGATGCCGACGGTGGCACCTTGCTGGTGGAGCAGCGCCAGGACAAGGCCGCGCGACCGATCCCGACCACCATCACGGTGAGCGAGGTGGCCTCCGGCACCCGCATCGAGATGGCGGTGAAGATGGAGCGCGGCGTGTTTTCCAAGGCCGAGCAGATCCAGCCCTACATGTGCGGCCTGTTCGCCAAGGTCAAGGGCGGCAAGGAAGGGATTGCAGCGGCCAGGAAGGGCGCGGGTGCGTCCAACAACGAGGCCACCGGCAACCAGGACGTCTTCATCTTTTCGCGGATGATCGCGGGCGAGGCCAACAAGAACGCGATCGCGGTGAACGCGCGCCACAAGGGTCGCAAGTACACACTCACCGGGCGTATCGAAATCCTGATGGAGGATGGCGAGGACTACAACCTGATTTTCGACATTCCCGAGATCAGCGAGATGGCACTCAAGCCGTTGCCGTTCGATGCGCAGTTCAAGGTCAGTGTGTCCTGCCTGTTCAAGCCGAACCAGCTGACCACCGTGCTCGCCTTGCGCGAAGGCCAGAAGGTGACCCTGACCGGGACCGTGAAGCGCTATGACGACATCAGGCGGGTGATCTGGCTGGAGAACTGCGTCAAGGCCAAATGACCTGCAGCGGCAGCGGCCTCAGCGCCGATGGCGCCGTGCCAGGAAGTGATCCAGGCTGGCCTTGCCGGGGCCGGCCATCAATAGCCAGAACAGCACGGCGACGTACAGCACTTCGTCCAGTTCGACGAATTCGTTCACCGTGGAAATGGTCGGCAGCACCACCACCGCCAACGCCACCAGCATGTTCACGATCATCGGCACTGCAGCCAGGCGCGTCCACAGGCCGACGATCAGCAACCCGCCGCCGATGAGGTCGGTGGCGCCGGACAGGGTGGCGCTGAGCAGCGGGAACGGGATGCCCCACTCGACGAAACGGGCGGAAAAGAACTCGAGGTTGTGCAGCTTCGCCCAGCCGGTTTCCAGCCAGAAGTAACCGAACACCAGCCGCAGCAGCAGCGGACCCAGCCACTCGTACGCAAGCATGCGGTCATGGAGCATGTCGAGCATGCGCATCGCGGGGCTGGACGGTGCCGTCCCGGCGGCGCGTGCGCGCCGGTTCGCATAAGTGGCGCAACCTTGCATGGGTGTGTCCTCAATCAGGATGGGAGTGGAAGACGTCGGCAGCGAGCACGCCGTCGGCAAGCCAGCGCTTGAGCAGGCTGGCGGCACGCAGGGCGCCGTCGGCGTGGCGTGCGTGCGATCGTTCGCACAAGCGGGCGAAGGTGTCGCCGCACTGGATGGCCTGCAGGGCCTCGGCTTCGTCGAGGTCGAGCCTCCGCCAGTGCACGTCGGCCGCGTTGCGCCACAGCAGCCAGTGCGTGGTCGCGCGATCACGCAGTCGCGGCAGCGGCAGGCCGCGCGCGCGTGCATCGACCACGTCGGCTGCATTGGTGCGCAGTGCGAGCAGGCGTGTTGCGGGATGCAGTTTCAGCTGCAATGCAGGCCAGGACTGTGCGGGCAGCGTGGCGATGGCATCGAAC of the Thermomonas carbonis genome contains:
- the ligD gene encoding DNA ligase D translates to MALDDYRGKREFKSTPEPVGRARKRTGARPIFVVQLHHASHRHYDFRLQVGGTLKSWAVPKGPSLDPQVKRMAVEVEDHPLDYAGFEGDIPKGNYGGGHVAVFDRGTWTTDLDVEAQLAKGHLRFELHGEKLKGGWHLVRSGKPARQPQWLLFKQDDAWAGSGEADDMLDDVAPAPAEDAKRARRPGTKTKTVRKPPAPTKKRARSANSGKSDWHAEALELPGARRRKLAATPPVPQLAKLVDDPPDGDDWLHELKWDGYRLVCAIRAGKPSLLSRNALDWSERVSEVRDAIELLGLQEAVLDGELVAGQGSREDFNELQQILSGEIQGTLRYVVFDLLHLEGVDLSEVPLLRRKQLLERLLATAPTRLAYSSHGIGNPSDAFKAAVDAGFEGIVSKRIDATVHPGRSDAWRKTKALGSDEFAVVGYTPPKGSRTGIGALLLATPDEQHGWRYVGRVGSGFNDAQLASLGKRLQGKGSTKPSVHVPENDTDLRQARWFPKPAFVVEVFTRGLGGRGLLRQASFKAMRADKTVASLHDSDLGTASDSKTTEARSVAKKPTKSVRKTGKARQAPELSSPGKLLFPDNGISKQSLADYYSAVMDWLLPEIRDRPLSLVRCPSGIGAQCFFQKHATPGFELVSLVPVTESDGGSEDYLAVTDAASAMELVQFNAIEFHPWGSKVADLEHADRLVFDLDPDEAVAWKDVIVAARQLRDFLEQAGLQSFVRTSGGKGLHLVVPLAPAAPWERARAFSQAVAEAAREMDPLRYIATASKQKRKGKIFIDWLRNGRGATSIASFSVRARPGAPVAMPLRWEELGKVASGHAFDIRNVPARLKRLKSHPWEGIEKVRQSLPD
- a CDS encoding MgtC/SapB family protein; this encodes MGLSELDSPMDRILDALAAEFALPEMELLVAALVRLAMAALLAAVIGWEREQKGRAAGLKTHILVSTGSALFILAPVMAGIPGAENTRVMQGIVSGIGLLGAGAILRNREGTQVEGLTTAASIWMTAAIGMAAGMGLEVLAITATVLTWLVVAAIPKLIGSTPAHRGGPGPDQR
- a CDS encoding DoxX family protein produces the protein MLDMLHDRMLAYEWLGPLLLRLVFGYFWLETGWAKLHNLEFFSARFVEWGIPFPLLSATLSGATDLIGGGLLIVGLWTRLAAVPMIVNMLVALAVVVLPTISTVNEFVELDEVLYVAVLFWLLMAGPGKASLDHFLARRHRR
- a CDS encoding PQQ-dependent sugar dehydrogenase — protein: MRALALVIAFVLATSACAVGQSVAPEARTGPDPMLPPPERNLFPTVRIAPATGWPADAAPIPAAGLRVTRFATGLQHPRWLLVLPNGDVLVAESNAPPGKSGVKGIKGKVMGSVMKRAGAGVPSADRITLLRDVDGDGIAEIARPFLTGLHSPFGMALIGDSLYVANADALVVVPYRAGDTRITAQPRRVVALPGKGDELNHHWTKSLIPSADGRLLYVGVGSNSNVGENGMAVETNRAAVLEVNPVAGTMRVFASGLRNPVGLGFAPRSGALWAVVNERDELGNDLVPDYLTEVREGGFYGWPYSYYGQNLDPRVKPLQPDLVAKAIKPDYALGSHVAPLGLAFSPGGVWSGGRAGAVIGLHGSWNRRPATGYEVVFVPFSDGRPAGPMQSLLTGFLDADGNARGRPVGIAVQADGAILVADDVGNAVWRAAPARDP
- a CDS encoding SDR family oxidoreductase produces the protein MRTSRMAKKTKKVAPSPGNVRADRVAAKQRALQQVIDREDGARGNVEKPKTVVQAGVRPQPSRMPAQHLAKPGKEADLALAPRFEAPGYQGSEKLQGMKAIVTGADSGIGRAVAVLFAREGADVAIFYLNEHKDARETARWVEREGREAILVPGDVCDPAFCNRAVKRIARRFGHIDVLVNNAGFQLHAGSLEDISDAHLQLTLQTNIAGYLHMARAALPHMQAGASIVNCGSVTGLFGSPKLIDYSTSKGAVHAFTKALAANLLDRGIRVNAVAPGPVWTPFNPADKPADEVAEFGKDSAMKRPAQPEELSPAFVFLASPVTASYINGIVLPVMGGPRG